A genomic window from Actinomycetaceae bacterium MB13-C1-2 includes:
- a CDS encoding bifunctional o-acetylhomoserine/o-acetylserine sulfhydrylase, producing the protein MTENLKFETLQIHAGQEPDPTTGARALPIYQTTSYVFDSPEQAANRFALTELGPIYTRITNPTTEVVENRIAALEGGVGALLVASGQAATSYAIWNVAGAGDHIVSSSSLYGGSYNLLAHTLRKLGVEVSFVDDPENPEAWLAAVRPNTKAFYAESIPNPKGDILDIEVVAEAAHSVGVPLIVDNTVATPYLIRPFEWGADIVVHSATKYLGGHGTSLGGVIVDSGNFDFAQYPERFPDFNEPDETYNGLVFARDLGVGGALGANLAYILKIRTQLLRDLGAAISPFNAFLISLGIETLSLRIERHVENAQKVAEFLSSHPDVEFVTYSGLPDSPYYDRGKKYAPKGAGGVLSFELKGGESAGRAFVSAVKLHSNVANIGDVRSLVIHPASTTHSQLTEDEGRKAGVTPGLIRLSVGLENIDDIIADLELGLEAAREASK; encoded by the coding sequence ATGACCGAAAACCTAAAGTTTGAAACCCTGCAGATCCACGCAGGACAGGAACCCGATCCGACGACGGGAGCTAGAGCGCTACCGATCTACCAAACGACCTCATATGTCTTTGACAGTCCTGAGCAGGCGGCCAACCGCTTCGCACTCACCGAGTTAGGGCCCATCTACACTCGTATCACCAACCCTACAACCGAGGTCGTAGAGAACCGGATTGCTGCCCTGGAAGGTGGAGTCGGAGCACTCCTGGTCGCTTCGGGCCAAGCCGCAACCTCGTACGCGATTTGGAACGTGGCTGGCGCGGGCGACCACATTGTATCCAGTTCATCGCTTTATGGTGGAAGCTACAACCTGCTTGCTCATACGTTACGCAAACTTGGGGTAGAGGTTAGTTTCGTTGATGATCCGGAAAACCCCGAGGCGTGGCTTGCGGCCGTCAGGCCAAACACCAAGGCCTTCTACGCCGAAAGTATCCCCAACCCGAAGGGAGACATCCTCGACATCGAGGTCGTCGCGGAAGCAGCCCACTCAGTGGGCGTACCTCTGATCGTAGACAACACCGTCGCGACCCCCTATCTGATCCGCCCCTTCGAGTGGGGAGCAGACATCGTGGTGCACTCAGCAACGAAGTATCTGGGGGGCCACGGCACTTCTTTGGGTGGTGTCATTGTCGATTCGGGCAACTTTGATTTCGCCCAGTACCCGGAACGCTTTCCTGACTTCAACGAACCGGATGAGACCTATAACGGTCTTGTTTTCGCGCGCGATCTGGGAGTCGGGGGTGCTCTGGGAGCTAACCTGGCGTACATCCTCAAGATTAGGACGCAACTGCTACGCGATTTGGGAGCAGCAATCTCTCCGTTCAACGCGTTCCTGATTTCGCTCGGGATTGAAACGCTCTCTTTGCGCATAGAACGGCACGTTGAAAATGCTCAGAAGGTTGCAGAGTTTCTTAGTTCCCACCCCGACGTGGAGTTCGTGACCTACTCCGGTCTTCCGGACAGCCCCTACTACGACCGTGGCAAAAAGTACGCTCCCAAGGGCGCTGGCGGCGTCCTGAGCTTCGAGCTGAAGGGAGGCGAGTCCGCTGGCCGCGCCTTCGTTTCCGCGGTCAAGTTACATTCGAATGTCGCGAACATCGGTGATGTTAGGTCACTAGTAATCCATCCCGCCTCGACCACCCACTCTCAACTCACTGAGGACGAGGGCAGAAAGGCGGGAGTTACCCCGGGCCTGATCCGACTTTCTGTGGGTCTGGAGAACATTGACGACATCATTGCCGACCTGGAACTCGGCCTTGAAGCCGCACGCGAGGCGTCAAAGTAG
- the proB gene encoding glutamate 5-kinase — translation MTRSRAPEVLPSARRIVVKVGSSSLTRPDGHLSVAKLNAIVEALVDYRGAGHEVLLVSSGAQAAAMGALALKKRPKSLAAAQAAASVGQGLLIAEYTRAFGAYGIPVGQVLLTAEDVLRRNQYKNASRALEELLRLGVIPVINENDTVATDEIKFGDNDRLAALVAHLSKADALVLLTDVDALYTTKPTLPGAERVPVVDHFDQVEVLDTHSKGSGFGTGGMASKVRAAAMATSSGIPVLLTSADLIARALSAADVGTWFEVTGKRLAARQLWLAYAADVGGQVVVDDGAARAVTERNASLLPAGVLGASGSFRAGDVIEIVARDGTPLGRGRAGFSSTNFGKIRGLSIGEIQTQFGASFAHEAVHRDELVVMARHRRA, via the coding sequence GTGACCAGATCAAGAGCCCCCGAGGTGTTGCCTTCCGCCAGGCGCATTGTGGTAAAGGTTGGATCCTCATCCCTCACTCGTCCGGATGGGCACCTAAGTGTCGCTAAGCTCAACGCCATTGTTGAGGCTCTGGTTGACTATCGGGGGGCGGGACACGAAGTATTGCTAGTTTCCTCGGGTGCCCAAGCCGCGGCCATGGGCGCGCTCGCCTTGAAAAAGAGACCGAAAAGCCTCGCCGCGGCACAGGCGGCAGCAAGCGTGGGACAAGGCCTCCTGATCGCGGAGTACACGCGGGCATTCGGTGCATACGGGATACCTGTGGGCCAGGTTCTCCTGACAGCCGAGGATGTGCTTCGTCGCAATCAGTACAAGAACGCGAGTCGCGCCCTCGAGGAGTTGTTGCGCCTCGGAGTCATCCCTGTGATAAATGAAAACGACACCGTTGCGACAGATGAGATCAAGTTCGGCGACAATGATCGCCTTGCGGCACTCGTTGCTCACCTTTCGAAGGCTGATGCACTGGTTCTACTCACCGACGTTGACGCGCTCTACACGACAAAACCAACACTTCCGGGAGCAGAGCGCGTTCCGGTCGTTGATCACTTCGATCAAGTTGAGGTTTTAGATACGCACTCGAAAGGCTCCGGCTTTGGGACCGGGGGAATGGCAAGCAAAGTTCGCGCTGCGGCGATGGCGACGAGTTCTGGAATACCGGTTCTTCTAACCAGTGCGGACCTGATCGCCCGGGCGCTGTCGGCCGCCGACGTCGGTACATGGTTCGAGGTGACCGGGAAGCGTCTGGCGGCGCGCCAACTTTGGCTGGCGTATGCCGCCGATGTCGGAGGCCAGGTCGTCGTAGACGACGGTGCAGCGCGTGCCGTGACCGAGAGGAACGCATCGCTTCTCCCGGCCGGAGTCCTCGGAGCGTCAGGATCATTTAGGGCTGGCGACGTCATCGAGATCGTTGCCAGAGACGGAACACCACTTGGAAGAGGGCGAGCAGGCTTTTCCTCGACTAATTTCGGGAAGATTAGAGGACTGTCAATCGGTGAGATCCAAACCCAGTTCGGTGCGAGTTTCGCGCACGAGGCGGTGCACCGTGACGAACTGGTTGTAATGGCTCGTCACAGGCGAGCGTAG
- a CDS encoding homoserine O-acetyltransferase: protein MTPPVSGAWREGDPVGERQFFHGGPLALEAGGLLPEYRLAYETWGELNEARDNAVLVLHALTGDSHIKGSMGPGHPTEGWWTELIGPGAPLDTEKFFVVAPNVLGGCMGSTGPASDAPDGRPWGSRFPFITIRDTVSAEIGLADELGIDSWAALIGGSLGGMRALEWAAMFPERVERLLPVATTAKTSADQIAWAHTQMAAIETDPHFLGGDYYDAEIGPTAGLSIARQIAQTTYRSAYELAQRFGGEPQGAEDPWRGGRYAVQSYLEHQGAKFIERFDANSYCVLTRAFMAHDLGRGRGGVERALSQIRARTLVVGVDTDRLCLPEESELIAERVPGTEGVSWVSSHSGHDGFLLEFDQFGPLVRQLVSSPL, encoded by the coding sequence GTGACTCCTCCAGTTTCCGGTGCCTGGCGCGAGGGAGATCCCGTGGGTGAACGACAGTTTTTCCACGGAGGGCCCCTCGCGCTAGAAGCCGGCGGCCTGTTGCCGGAGTATAGGTTGGCCTACGAGACCTGGGGAGAACTAAACGAGGCCCGTGACAATGCGGTTCTGGTTCTCCATGCGCTCACCGGCGACTCACATATCAAGGGTTCAATGGGACCGGGTCATCCCACAGAAGGATGGTGGACAGAGCTGATCGGCCCGGGAGCGCCCTTGGATACCGAGAAATTCTTCGTTGTTGCACCGAACGTACTCGGCGGTTGTATGGGCTCAACCGGACCTGCCTCGGACGCGCCGGACGGGAGGCCCTGGGGGTCACGGTTTCCGTTCATCACGATTCGCGACACTGTGAGCGCCGAGATAGGTCTAGCGGACGAGTTAGGCATCGACTCTTGGGCTGCGCTTATTGGAGGTTCCCTTGGCGGAATGCGCGCTCTGGAGTGGGCCGCCATGTTCCCAGAGCGGGTTGAACGTCTACTCCCGGTTGCCACGACTGCAAAGACTAGCGCCGACCAGATTGCGTGGGCCCATACGCAGATGGCTGCAATCGAAACCGACCCGCACTTTTTGGGAGGCGACTACTACGACGCTGAGATCGGTCCGACAGCCGGCCTTTCGATTGCCCGTCAGATAGCTCAGACTACATATCGCTCAGCGTATGAGCTGGCACAGCGTTTTGGTGGTGAGCCACAGGGCGCTGAGGATCCGTGGCGCGGCGGCCGATATGCGGTGCAGTCGTACCTTGAGCACCAGGGAGCCAAGTTTATTGAGCGGTTTGATGCCAACTCCTACTGTGTCTTGACGCGAGCATTCATGGCTCACGATCTTGGCCGTGGCAGGGGAGGAGTGGAACGGGCGCTCTCGCAAATACGGGCCAGAACCTTGGTTGTCGGTGTCGACACGGATCGTCTCTGCCTCCCGGAAGAATCAGAACTCATTGCGGAACGCGTTCCTGGCACTGAAGGGGTATCCTGGGTCAGCTCGCACTCGGGCCACGACGGGTTCTTGCTAGAGTTCGATCAGTTCGGCCCCCTGGTCCGCCAACTGGTTTCGTCTCCGCTTTAG
- a CDS encoding carbonic anhydrase, with the protein MTHLNDIREANHEYSSSFGDKAQLSHAPQRNIAVLTCMDTRLEPDRFMGLGLGQANFIRNAGGRASDDAIRSLVVAYKLLGVTEFYVVHHTDCGMAAVTGDQIADLLADSLSPAIRVDGELRNYGEERGSVEGRYIDWLTIGSEPRALINDVLRVRNHPLIPAEIPIYGLIFDVKTGRLIEVPEAMAAGQPR; encoded by the coding sequence TTGACACACCTAAACGACATCAGAGAAGCCAATCACGAATATTCCTCTAGCTTCGGTGACAAGGCCCAACTTTCTCATGCGCCACAGCGCAATATTGCTGTCCTCACATGCATGGACACAAGGCTGGAGCCCGACAGGTTCATGGGTCTCGGACTCGGTCAGGCAAACTTCATTCGCAACGCTGGTGGGCGTGCAAGCGATGACGCCATCCGCTCTCTGGTTGTTGCCTACAAGTTGCTGGGCGTCACGGAGTTCTACGTTGTTCACCACACGGACTGTGGAATGGCCGCAGTAACCGGAGACCAAATCGCCGATCTCCTCGCGGACAGCCTCTCGCCTGCGATTCGCGTTGACGGTGAACTAAGAAACTATGGGGAGGAGCGGGGGAGCGTAGAAGGAAGGTACATCGACTGGTTGACTATCGGGTCTGAGCCGCGCGCGCTGATCAATGACGTACTCCGAGTTCGTAACCACCCGCTTATCCCTGCCGAGATTCCGATCTACGGCCTCATATTCGATGTAAAAACAGGCAGACTGATAGAAGTTCCCGAAGCAATGGCCGCAGGGCAACCCCGGTAG
- a CDS encoding succinate dehydrogenase cytochrome b subunit produces METMRLRRTRRDRLRPSSWLLKVTMAVTGLIWVAFVLIHLFGNLKVFSGAEAFDSYARWLRTAFYPFLPKGFLLWTMRIILIICLLLHVMCAYILWSRGRKRGSRTTRRSVWSRPTEGQSKIQAVSAALMPLTGVLIFAFIIIHILDLTTGTPPVATEQFVAATTETSSAYANLVASMQRPVMAGIYALTMALLAVHVFHGVRTAASDLGTTGHSWRQLFLWTAGLCALVILLGNGTIPILVQLGVIQ; encoded by the coding sequence ATGGAGACTATGCGCCTAAGGCGAACCCGGCGAGATCGACTCCGCCCCTCCTCCTGGCTGCTCAAGGTGACGATGGCCGTCACCGGGTTGATCTGGGTTGCATTCGTTCTCATTCACTTGTTCGGAAACCTCAAGGTCTTCTCGGGTGCAGAGGCGTTTGATTCTTACGCCCGTTGGCTGAGAACTGCCTTCTATCCGTTTCTGCCTAAGGGATTCTTGCTTTGGACCATGCGGATAATTCTTATCATCTGCTTGCTATTGCACGTGATGTGCGCATACATCTTGTGGTCACGCGGACGCAAAAGGGGGTCAAGGACGACTCGACGTTCAGTTTGGAGTAGACCAACGGAGGGACAGTCCAAAATCCAAGCTGTCTCGGCAGCACTGATGCCCCTCACCGGGGTCTTGATCTTCGCGTTTATCATTATCCATATTCTTGATTTGACTACGGGGACGCCTCCAGTTGCCACTGAGCAGTTCGTCGCCGCGACGACTGAGACCTCGTCTGCGTATGCCAATCTGGTCGCGTCAATGCAACGTCCGGTGATGGCCGGTATCTACGCGCTGACGATGGCTCTGCTTGCAGTTCACGTTTTTCATGGGGTGCGAACGGCGGCGTCTGACCTGGGAACAACCGGCCACAGCTGGCGGCAACTGTTCCTTTGGACTGCCGGACTGTGTGCCCTCGTAATTCTGCTTGGAAACGGCACGATTCCGATCCTGGTCCAACTGGGGGTGATCCAGTGA
- a CDS encoding glutamate-5-semialdehyde dehydrogenase has protein sequence MNADTTEAVKQIATDSRVASRHLATASAAVKDRALLTMADELEDQIPRIIDANKEDRARGVESGLSDGLQDRLRLDETRIVGIAEALRELATLPDPVGEVVRGSTLENGLKLRQLRVPMGVVGMIYEARPNVTVDAAGIALKSGNAVILRGGSAALNSNIVLVEVLRGALEKVGLPADLIATIDPLGREGAVALMQARGLVDVLVPRGGAGLIQTVVREAQVPVIETGVGNCHVYVDAQVNQEQALAIVVNSKTHRDSVCNAAETLLVHKDVAEEFVPRATEALAERGVTIHGDRRVQALAPSSVSVVDVSDEDWAKEYLGPEMAVGVVDSLEAAIKHIQKWSSGHTDAICTTSISSADEFTGRVDSAVVNVNASTRFTDGGEFGLGAEIGISTQKLHARGPMGLSELTTTKWVVLGDGQIR, from the coding sequence ATGAACGCCGATACGACCGAAGCCGTAAAGCAGATTGCCACCGATAGCCGAGTTGCCAGCAGACACTTAGCAACGGCTTCGGCCGCGGTGAAAGACCGTGCGTTGTTGACAATGGCTGACGAGCTCGAGGATCAGATTCCAAGAATCATCGATGCCAACAAAGAAGATCGCGCCAGGGGAGTAGAAAGCGGACTCAGCGATGGTCTCCAAGACCGACTGAGACTCGATGAGACCCGCATAGTGGGCATCGCTGAGGCGCTACGCGAACTTGCCACCCTGCCCGACCCAGTCGGGGAAGTAGTACGCGGTTCAACCCTGGAGAACGGACTAAAACTACGCCAACTGCGCGTGCCAATGGGCGTCGTTGGAATGATCTATGAGGCGCGACCAAACGTCACTGTTGACGCCGCAGGTATCGCACTCAAGAGCGGCAATGCGGTAATTCTGCGTGGGGGATCCGCTGCACTAAACAGCAATATCGTTCTTGTCGAGGTTCTGCGGGGAGCACTTGAGAAAGTAGGGCTACCAGCAGATCTGATTGCGACCATTGACCCCCTTGGTCGTGAGGGCGCGGTCGCACTGATGCAAGCCCGCGGACTGGTGGACGTTCTTGTGCCTCGGGGAGGTGCGGGGCTAATCCAGACCGTCGTGCGAGAGGCGCAGGTGCCCGTGATCGAGACAGGTGTGGGTAACTGCCATGTTTATGTTGACGCCCAGGTGAACCAGGAACAGGCACTAGCAATCGTTGTTAACTCGAAAACCCATCGGGACAGCGTTTGTAACGCTGCGGAGACCCTCCTCGTTCACAAGGATGTGGCCGAGGAGTTTGTCCCGAGGGCAACAGAGGCGCTAGCCGAGAGGGGAGTCACGATCCACGGTGATCGCCGGGTCCAAGCACTCGCTCCGAGCAGTGTCTCCGTCGTAGACGTCAGCGACGAGGACTGGGCCAAGGAGTACCTGGGCCCCGAGATGGCAGTTGGAGTCGTTGATTCTCTGGAGGCCGCCATCAAACACATCCAGAAGTGGTCATCGGGCCACACTGACGCGATTTGTACTACTTCGATCAGCTCAGCAGATGAGTTCACCGGACGTGTCGACTCAGCGGTGGTCAACGTTAACGCTTCAACCAGGTTCACTGACGGAGGCGAGTTCGGCCTGGGTGCCGAGATTGGTATCTCAACCCAGAAGCTACACGCGCGCGGTCCGATGGGACTGTCGGAACTCACTACAACCAAGTGGGTCGTGCTCGGAGATGGCCAGATTCGATAG
- a CDS encoding alpha-amylase family glycosyl hydrolase, protein MKWVDHSIWWHVYPLGFTGAPIRSENRGEKDWASTRFPQLSDWLDYLTGLGCNGLLLGPIFTSTSHGYDSVNQFQIDPRLGTEHDFAELVSRCKEKGVRIVLDGVFSHVGVKHPMLVTALKAGPESVEGRLFDINWDGSDGPEPRVWEGHGNLVRLNHANVEARDYAVSVMKYWLERGIDGWRLDAAYSVSTEFWTNVLSRVRSDFPDAWFLGEVIHGNYAAFVEESTVDSLTQYELWKAIWSSLLDDNLFELDWTLKRNNEFLETFTPNTFIGNHDVTRIATTVGAKKSIVAFVVLMTVGGIPSIYYGDEQGFTGEKIEDWSGDDAIRPPMPPLPEDLLPYGAEHQRAYQELIALRRRHPWLVNAQTETLKIENTKMHYRTTERGGESSIDVRIDLENSPSVEVFGDGDLLWSH, encoded by the coding sequence ATGAAATGGGTTGATCACTCTATTTGGTGGCACGTGTACCCGCTGGGCTTTACAGGCGCGCCGATACGATCCGAAAATCGGGGGGAAAAAGACTGGGCATCCACTCGTTTTCCTCAGTTGAGCGATTGGCTCGATTACCTTACCGGACTGGGCTGTAACGGATTGTTGCTAGGCCCGATATTTACCTCGACCTCCCACGGATATGATTCCGTCAACCAGTTCCAGATTGATCCTCGCCTCGGCACCGAGCATGATTTCGCAGAGTTGGTATCGAGGTGTAAGGAAAAGGGCGTCCGCATCGTTCTCGACGGTGTGTTCAGCCACGTCGGCGTCAAGCATCCGATGCTTGTTACTGCACTAAAGGCGGGTCCCGAGTCGGTCGAAGGAAGGCTCTTTGACATCAACTGGGATGGTTCAGACGGACCGGAACCAAGAGTGTGGGAAGGGCACGGAAACCTCGTTCGACTAAATCATGCGAATGTCGAAGCACGAGACTACGCGGTCTCGGTGATGAAGTATTGGCTAGAACGAGGAATAGATGGCTGGCGCCTTGATGCTGCCTACTCCGTTTCCACCGAATTCTGGACCAACGTTTTGTCGCGCGTTCGTTCCGATTTCCCGGACGCCTGGTTTCTCGGTGAAGTGATCCATGGGAACTATGCGGCATTCGTAGAGGAGTCCACGGTTGACTCGCTCACCCAGTACGAACTCTGGAAGGCAATCTGGTCGAGTCTGCTCGATGACAACCTCTTTGAACTCGACTGGACCCTGAAACGAAACAACGAGTTCCTCGAAACCTTTACACCCAATACCTTCATCGGCAATCACGATGTCACCCGCATCGCGACGACGGTTGGAGCGAAGAAGTCGATTGTCGCGTTCGTAGTCCTGATGACGGTCGGTGGGATTCCCTCCATCTACTACGGAGATGAACAGGGTTTTACGGGCGAGAAGATTGAAGACTGGTCGGGTGATGACGCGATTCGTCCTCCAATGCCCCCCTTGCCCGAGGACCTGCTGCCCTACGGCGCGGAGCATCAGCGCGCTTATCAAGAACTCATCGCCCTGCGGCGCCGGCACCCCTGGCTAGTGAACGCGCAAACGGAGACATTGAAAATCGAGAACACGAAGATGCACTACCGCACCACGGAGCGCGGCGGTGAATCGTCAATCGATGTTCGCATCGACCTAGAGAACTCGCCTTCGGTGGAGGTATTCGGTGACGGGGACTTGCTCTGGAGCCACTGA
- a CDS encoding succinate dehydrogenase/fumarate reductase iron-sulfur subunit — MRLRIQVWRQSPIDNGHWETHDLNDLSPGMSILEVLDRLNELLVAQGDEAIAFDSDCREGICGACGITVDGQAHGATANEPSCHQRLWSYQDGQTVRLEPLRAGPFPVLRDLMVDRQALDVMIMAGGFVSVNAGAAPESNDLPVGHDTVEDALDFAACIGCGACVAACPNGSANLFLGAKLRHLSELPLPSLERDRRAKEMVATADRVFGPCSNYGECAIACPAGIPLAAVSQVNRERLRAAFRSLRKVRK, encoded by the coding sequence GTGAGACTCCGAATCCAAGTTTGGCGCCAATCCCCTATCGATAATGGTCATTGGGAGACGCATGACTTGAATGACCTTTCTCCTGGAATGAGCATTCTGGAAGTGCTCGACAGGCTCAATGAATTGTTGGTGGCACAGGGTGACGAGGCGATTGCGTTCGACTCGGATTGCCGTGAGGGAATTTGCGGGGCGTGCGGCATTACTGTTGACGGCCAAGCGCATGGTGCAACGGCGAATGAGCCGAGCTGCCATCAGCGTCTCTGGTCGTATCAGGACGGACAAACGGTTCGGCTCGAACCGTTGCGAGCCGGGCCTTTCCCCGTGCTAAGGGATCTGATGGTCGATCGTCAGGCACTTGACGTGATGATCATGGCCGGTGGGTTTGTATCTGTGAACGCAGGAGCGGCACCTGAGTCAAATGATCTGCCGGTTGGACACGATACCGTTGAAGACGCGCTCGACTTCGCGGCTTGTATCGGCTGTGGTGCGTGCGTGGCAGCTTGCCCGAATGGTTCAGCGAACCTCTTTCTCGGAGCGAAGCTGAGGCATCTTTCCGAACTACCACTGCCCTCTCTTGAACGCGATCGTCGGGCCAAGGAAATGGTTGCCACTGCGGATCGGGTGTTCGGACCCTGCTCAAACTATGGCGAGTGCGCGATTGCCTGCCCGGCGGGAATTCCGCTCGCGGCCGTTTCACAGGTCAACAGGGAAAGACTACGCGCGGCTTTCCGCTCACTGCGCAAGGTGAGGAAGTAG
- a CDS encoding fumarate reductase/succinate dehydrogenase flavoprotein subunit, with protein MRIRQKHGKAPAINSNIPPGDPATAWDRRRAEYRLVSPLKRHDYRIVVVGTGLAGGAAAAALGELGYDVQAITYHDAPRRAHSVAAQGGINAAREGALDADSLTRFVKDTVKGGDFRAREAEVFRLGQESMRVIDHLNALGTPFAREYGGTLATRSFGGVQVSRTFYSRGQTGQQLQIATAGALLRQVNRGTVTLHPRTELLDLVVEDGRAQGVIVRNLVDGTVSAIPAHAVVLATGGYGSVFYYSTLAISSNATAAWRAHRRGAWLANPSFVQFHPTALPVSSPWQSKTTLMSESLRNDGRIWVPKKANDSRDPLQIPESERDYYLERKYPAFGNLTPRDIASRAGSERIRSGYGVGPMKNSVYLDFSAAMKTKGKPYLAEQYGNLFQMYQSATGEDPYAVPMRIAPGAHFTMGGLWTDYDLMSNIEGLFVGGEAGFTYHGANRLGANSLLSAAVDGWFVLPLSVPNYLAGLSDQSLPDRHHHAFVAATRNVEDRVRKLLSVGGNAPPEQFHRELGDILYAGVGVERNEASLRESLDSVIRLQGRFWREVSVPGGRHHVNQTLERASRVADFLELAELMIVDALHREESCGAHFRSEYQSDGEALRDDEHWSSVSVWESMSDSLPERARFLARQEPLEFSVVEPEIRSYR; from the coding sequence GTGAGAATCAGGCAAAAGCATGGAAAAGCCCCCGCTATCAACTCAAATATTCCGCCCGGAGATCCAGCCACAGCGTGGGATCGGCGCCGCGCCGAATATCGGCTCGTTAGCCCACTGAAACGGCACGACTACCGGATCGTTGTCGTTGGAACGGGGCTCGCCGGAGGCGCAGCGGCAGCAGCCCTCGGCGAACTCGGATATGACGTTCAAGCAATCACCTACCACGATGCGCCGCGGCGGGCGCACTCGGTCGCGGCTCAGGGCGGCATTAACGCAGCGCGCGAAGGTGCCTTGGATGCCGACTCTTTGACCCGGTTCGTGAAAGACACCGTAAAGGGGGGTGACTTCAGAGCACGCGAGGCAGAGGTTTTCCGCCTGGGTCAAGAGTCCATGCGCGTCATTGACCACCTGAATGCACTCGGCACCCCGTTTGCTAGAGAATATGGCGGAACACTTGCGACACGGTCATTCGGTGGTGTCCAGGTTTCGCGGACGTTCTATTCGAGGGGCCAGACGGGACAGCAGCTTCAGATTGCGACCGCGGGGGCTCTGCTACGGCAGGTCAATCGCGGAACCGTGACGCTTCATCCCCGCACCGAACTCCTCGACCTGGTGGTCGAGGACGGGCGCGCACAAGGAGTGATTGTTCGGAACCTTGTGGATGGCACTGTCTCGGCTATACCAGCTCATGCGGTGGTACTGGCAACCGGCGGATACGGATCGGTCTTCTACTACTCGACCCTCGCCATTTCTTCCAATGCGACCGCGGCATGGCGCGCGCACAGACGAGGGGCATGGCTCGCCAACCCCTCGTTCGTGCAGTTTCACCCAACGGCATTGCCGGTGAGTTCACCGTGGCAGTCAAAGACGACGTTGATGAGCGAGTCGCTGCGCAACGACGGGCGCATCTGGGTCCCGAAGAAAGCGAATGACTCGCGGGACCCGTTGCAGATTCCTGAGTCCGAACGTGACTACTATCTGGAGCGCAAGTATCCTGCTTTCGGCAACCTGACTCCGAGGGATATCGCCTCAAGAGCCGGATCTGAGCGGATTCGCTCTGGCTACGGCGTCGGCCCGATGAAGAACTCCGTCTACTTGGACTTTTCGGCGGCCATGAAAACAAAAGGGAAACCCTACTTAGCGGAGCAGTACGGGAACCTCTTCCAGATGTATCAAAGTGCGACGGGCGAAGATCCGTATGCAGTTCCGATGCGAATCGCCCCGGGTGCCCATTTCACCATGGGCGGCCTTTGGACCGACTACGACCTCATGAGCAACATTGAGGGACTGTTTGTGGGTGGCGAAGCCGGTTTCACCTACCACGGTGCTAACCGCCTCGGAGCGAACTCCCTATTATCCGCGGCGGTTGACGGTTGGTTTGTATTGCCTCTTTCGGTTCCCAACTACCTCGCCGGACTCAGCGACCAGTCTCTCCCAGATCGGCATCACCATGCATTTGTCGCGGCGACGAGGAATGTTGAGGACCGTGTACGAAAGCTTCTTTCGGTGGGTGGCAACGCTCCGCCTGAACAGTTCCATCGAGAACTTGGAGACATCCTGTACGCGGGAGTTGGAGTTGAACGGAACGAAGCCTCACTGCGGGAATCACTTGATTCTGTAATACGTCTTCAAGGAAGGTTTTGGCGGGAAGTGTCGGTTCCGGGCGGCAGACACCATGTCAATCAGACACTGGAGCGCGCGAGCCGTGTCGCGGACTTCCTTGAGCTTGCGGAACTAATGATTGTTGATGCCCTGCATCGCGAGGAATCATGCGGAGCACACTTCCGAAGTGAGTATCAAAGCGATGGGGAAGCTCTAAGGGACGACGAGCACTGGTCTTCGGTGAGCGTCTGGGAAAGCATGTCCGATTCATTACCGGAACGCGCGAGGTTTCTCGCCCGCCAGGAGCCGCTGGAATTCTCGGTAGTAGAGCCGGAGATAAGGAGCTACAGGTGA